A portion of the Aphelocoma coerulescens isolate FSJ_1873_10779 chromosome 1, UR_Acoe_1.0, whole genome shotgun sequence genome contains these proteins:
- the POSTN gene encoding periostin isoform X5, translating into MKIFFLFTFLTFLLSAFEQAAAYAHYDKILTHSRIRARDQGPNVCALQQVMGTKKKYFSTCRNWYQQAICGKKATVLYECCPGYMKMEGMRGCPAVAPIDHVYGTLGIVGATSTQQYSDLSKLREEIEGRGSFTFFAPSNEAWDQLDSEIHRNLVDNVNIELYNALHHHMLNKRMLTKDLKNGMTLVSMYNGQKLLINHYPNGVVTVNCARIIYGNQIATNGVVHVVDRVLTAVGNTIQDFIEAEDDLSSFRAPAITSGVMDILGRPGHYTLFAPTNEAFERLPRGVLERIMGDKVASEALVKFHILNTLQCSEAITGGAVYETLEGNTVEVGCDGESLTVNGVKMVKRKDIVTSNGIIHLIDQVLIPDSAKQVIELGGAQQTTFTDLVAQLGLTSSLRPEGQYTLLAPLNGAFSDDTLRLDQRLLKTILQNHIIKVKVGLNELYNGQELETIGGKLLRVFVYRTAVCIENSCMLRGSKEGRNGFIHILRQIINPAEKTLHEMLRNDKRFSIFLSLVKAADLDDVLSWPGQWTLFVPTNDAFKGLTDDDKDILIRDKNALRNILLYHLTQGVFIGSGFEPGVTNILKTIQGGKLYLKTVNDTLLVNELKSRESDLMATNGVIHVIDKLLYPAELPVGNDQLLTILKKLIKYIQIKFVRDSTFKEIPLTFYKINIIESNVQPIITKEDPSITQLTKFIEGEPEFKIVREGETITKVIHGEPIIKTYTKIIDGRPVEVTEKKVTEERIIQGPEIKYTRITAGDPDNEEKLKKIFEEEAPVRKPQPTRRTQGGAARRRTRLDHS; encoded by the exons ATGAAGATCTTTTTCCTATTCACATTTTTGACTTTTTTGTTGTCGGCTTTTGAACAAGCAGCTGCTTATGCTCACTATGACAAGATTTTAACTCATAGTCGAATAAGGGCACGCGACCAGGG CCCAAACGTCTGCGCTCTTCAGCAAGTTATgggaacaaaaaagaaatacttcagCACTTGCAGAAATTGGTACCAGCAAGCCATCTGTGGAAAGAAAGC AACTGTCTTATATGAGTGCTGTCCTGGCTATATGAAGATGGAGGGTATGAGAGGGTGTCCTGCAG TTGCTCCTATTGATCATGTATACGGTACACTTGGTATTGTGGGAGCTACCTCCACACAGCAGTACTCTGACTTATCAAAGCTGAGAGAAGAGATTGAGGGACGAGGATCATTCACTTTCTTTGCACCAAGCAATGAAGCCTGGGACCAGTTAGATTCa gaaattCACAGGAATTTGGTTGACAATGTAAATATTGAACTGTATAATGCTCTCCACCACCACATGTTAAACAAGCGCATGTTGACAAAAGATCTTAAGAATGGCATGACCCTGGTGTCTATGTACAATGGCCAGAAATTGCTTATTAACCATTATCCCAATGGG GTTGTTACTGTTAACTGTGCCAGGATCATCTATGGCAACCAGATTGCTACCAATGGTGTTGTCCATGTCGTCGATCGTGTCCTGACTGCTGTTGGAAATACCATTCAGGATTTCATTGAAGCCGAGGATGATCTTTCATCGTTTAGA GCTCCTGCCATTACATCAGGTGTCATGGATATTCTTGGAAGACCTGGTCATTACACACTCTTTGCTCCTACTAATGAAGCTTTTGAGAGACTTCCAAGAGGAGTTTTAGAAAGAATCATGGGTGACAAGGTGGCTTCTGAAG CTCTCGTGAAGTTCCATATATTAAATACTCTCCAGTGCTCCGAAGCCATCACAGGTGGAGCTGTCTATGAAACCTTGGAAGGAAACACTGTTGAAGTTGGCTGTGATGGTGAAAGTCTGACTGTTAATGGAGTGAAAATGGTGAAACGCAAAGATATTGTGACAAGCAATGGCATTATCCACCTCATTGATCAAGTGCTAATTCCTGATTCTG CCAAACAAGTCATTGAGCTTGGAGGTGCCCAGCAGACTACTTTTACGGACCTGGTGGCACAGCTAGGTCTGACCTCTTCTCTAAGGCCAGAAGGCCAATAcactctcctggcacctctgaATGGTGCTTTCTCAG ATGACACCCTAAGGCTGGATCAACGTCTTCTCAAAACAATCCTGCAGAATCACATTATAAAAGTGAAAGTTGGGCTCAATGAACTGTACAATGGACAAGAGCTGGAAACAATTGGAGGAAAACTACTTAGAGTCTTTGTGTATCGCACA GCTGTATGTATTGAAAATTCATGCATGCTCAGAGGaagcaaagaaggaagaaatggTTTTATTCACATCTTAAGACAGATCATCAATCCAGCAGAAAAGACATTGCATGAAATGCTGAGAAATGATAAGCGTTTTAG CATTTTCCTCAGTCTGGTGAAAGCTGCAGATTTGGATGATGTTCTGTCATGGCCTGGACAGTGGACTCTGTTTGTGCCAACCAATGATGCTTTTAAAGGTTTGACTGATGATGACAAGGACATACTGATAA gAGACAAAAATGCTCTCAGGAATATTCTTCTTTACCACTTGACACAAGGAGTTTTCATTGGAAGTGGCTTTGAGCCTGGTGTAACAAATATTCTTAAAACCATCCAAGGAGGCAAACTCTACTTGAAAACA GTGAATGATACTCTTCTGGTTAATGAACTGAAATCAAGAGAATCTGATCTCATGGCAACAAATGGTGTCATTCATGTCATTGACAAACTCCTATATCCAGCAG AACTGCCTGTTGGAAATGATCAGCTGCTCACAATACTGAAGAAGTTGATTAAGTACATTCAAATTAAG TTTGTTCGTGACAGTACCTTCAAAGAGATTCCACTGACATTTTACA aaattaaCATAATTGAAAGCAACGTCCAGCCTATCATCACAAAGGAAG ACCCATCTATCACACAGCTCACTAAATTTATTGAAGGGGAACCTGAGTTCAAAATAGTCAGGGAAGGGGAGACAATAACTAAAGTGATTCATGGAG AACCAATTATTAAAACATACACCAAAATTATTGATGGACGACCTGTGGAAGTGACAGAGAaaaaagtaacagaagaaagaattATTCAAG
- the POSTN gene encoding periostin isoform X8, producing MKIFFLFTFLTFLLSAFEQAAAYAHYDKILTHSRIRARDQGPNVCALQQVMGTKKKYFSTCRNWYQQAICGKKATVLYECCPGYMKMEGMRGCPAVAPIDHVYGTLGIVGATSTQQYSDLSKLREEIEGRGSFTFFAPSNEAWDQLDSEIHRNLVDNVNIELYNALHHHMLNKRMLTKDLKNGMTLVSMYNGQKLLINHYPNGVVTVNCARIIYGNQIATNGVVHVVDRVLTAVGNTIQDFIEAEDDLSSFRAPAITSGVMDILGRPGHYTLFAPTNEAFERLPRGVLERIMGDKVASEALVKFHILNTLQCSEAITGGAVYETLEGNTVEVGCDGESLTVNGVKMVKRKDIVTSNGIIHLIDQVLIPDSAKQVIELGGAQQTTFTDLVAQLGLTSSLRPEGQYTLLAPLNGAFSDDTLRLDQRLLKTILQNHIIKVKVGLNELYNGQELETIGGKLLRVFVYRTAVCIENSCMLRGSKEGRNGFIHILRQIINPAEKTLHEMLRNDKRFSIFLSLVKAADLDDVLSWPGQWTLFVPTNDAFKGLTDDDKDILIRDKNALRNILLYHLTQGVFIGSGFEPGVTNILKTIQGGKLYLKTVNDTLLVNELKSRESDLMATNGVIHVIDKLLYPAELPVGNDQLLTILKKLIKYIQIKFVRDSTFKEIPLTFYSPEIKYTRITAGDPDNEEKLKKIFEEEAPVRKPQPTRRTQGGAARRRTRLDHS from the exons ATGAAGATCTTTTTCCTATTCACATTTTTGACTTTTTTGTTGTCGGCTTTTGAACAAGCAGCTGCTTATGCTCACTATGACAAGATTTTAACTCATAGTCGAATAAGGGCACGCGACCAGGG CCCAAACGTCTGCGCTCTTCAGCAAGTTATgggaacaaaaaagaaatacttcagCACTTGCAGAAATTGGTACCAGCAAGCCATCTGTGGAAAGAAAGC AACTGTCTTATATGAGTGCTGTCCTGGCTATATGAAGATGGAGGGTATGAGAGGGTGTCCTGCAG TTGCTCCTATTGATCATGTATACGGTACACTTGGTATTGTGGGAGCTACCTCCACACAGCAGTACTCTGACTTATCAAAGCTGAGAGAAGAGATTGAGGGACGAGGATCATTCACTTTCTTTGCACCAAGCAATGAAGCCTGGGACCAGTTAGATTCa gaaattCACAGGAATTTGGTTGACAATGTAAATATTGAACTGTATAATGCTCTCCACCACCACATGTTAAACAAGCGCATGTTGACAAAAGATCTTAAGAATGGCATGACCCTGGTGTCTATGTACAATGGCCAGAAATTGCTTATTAACCATTATCCCAATGGG GTTGTTACTGTTAACTGTGCCAGGATCATCTATGGCAACCAGATTGCTACCAATGGTGTTGTCCATGTCGTCGATCGTGTCCTGACTGCTGTTGGAAATACCATTCAGGATTTCATTGAAGCCGAGGATGATCTTTCATCGTTTAGA GCTCCTGCCATTACATCAGGTGTCATGGATATTCTTGGAAGACCTGGTCATTACACACTCTTTGCTCCTACTAATGAAGCTTTTGAGAGACTTCCAAGAGGAGTTTTAGAAAGAATCATGGGTGACAAGGTGGCTTCTGAAG CTCTCGTGAAGTTCCATATATTAAATACTCTCCAGTGCTCCGAAGCCATCACAGGTGGAGCTGTCTATGAAACCTTGGAAGGAAACACTGTTGAAGTTGGCTGTGATGGTGAAAGTCTGACTGTTAATGGAGTGAAAATGGTGAAACGCAAAGATATTGTGACAAGCAATGGCATTATCCACCTCATTGATCAAGTGCTAATTCCTGATTCTG CCAAACAAGTCATTGAGCTTGGAGGTGCCCAGCAGACTACTTTTACGGACCTGGTGGCACAGCTAGGTCTGACCTCTTCTCTAAGGCCAGAAGGCCAATAcactctcctggcacctctgaATGGTGCTTTCTCAG ATGACACCCTAAGGCTGGATCAACGTCTTCTCAAAACAATCCTGCAGAATCACATTATAAAAGTGAAAGTTGGGCTCAATGAACTGTACAATGGACAAGAGCTGGAAACAATTGGAGGAAAACTACTTAGAGTCTTTGTGTATCGCACA GCTGTATGTATTGAAAATTCATGCATGCTCAGAGGaagcaaagaaggaagaaatggTTTTATTCACATCTTAAGACAGATCATCAATCCAGCAGAAAAGACATTGCATGAAATGCTGAGAAATGATAAGCGTTTTAG CATTTTCCTCAGTCTGGTGAAAGCTGCAGATTTGGATGATGTTCTGTCATGGCCTGGACAGTGGACTCTGTTTGTGCCAACCAATGATGCTTTTAAAGGTTTGACTGATGATGACAAGGACATACTGATAA gAGACAAAAATGCTCTCAGGAATATTCTTCTTTACCACTTGACACAAGGAGTTTTCATTGGAAGTGGCTTTGAGCCTGGTGTAACAAATATTCTTAAAACCATCCAAGGAGGCAAACTCTACTTGAAAACA GTGAATGATACTCTTCTGGTTAATGAACTGAAATCAAGAGAATCTGATCTCATGGCAACAAATGGTGTCATTCATGTCATTGACAAACTCCTATATCCAGCAG AACTGCCTGTTGGAAATGATCAGCTGCTCACAATACTGAAGAAGTTGATTAAGTACATTCAAATTAAG TTTGTTCGTGACAGTACCTTCAAAGAGATTCCACTGACATTTTACA
- the POSTN gene encoding periostin isoform X2 — MKIFFLFTFLTFLLSAFEQAAAYAHYDKILTHSRIRARDQGPNVCALQQVMGTKKKYFSTCRNWYQQAICGKKATVLYECCPGYMKMEGMRGCPAVAPIDHVYGTLGIVGATSTQQYSDLSKLREEIEGRGSFTFFAPSNEAWDQLDSEIHRNLVDNVNIELYNALHHHMLNKRMLTKDLKNGMTLVSMYNGQKLLINHYPNGVVTVNCARIIYGNQIATNGVVHVVDRVLTAVGNTIQDFIEAEDDLSSFRAPAITSGVMDILGRPGHYTLFAPTNEAFERLPRGVLERIMGDKVASEALVKFHILNTLQCSEAITGGAVYETLEGNTVEVGCDGESLTVNGVKMVKRKDIVTSNGIIHLIDQVLIPDSAKQVIELGGAQQTTFTDLVAQLGLTSSLRPEGQYTLLAPLNGAFSDDTLRLDQRLLKTILQNHIIKVKVGLNELYNGQELETIGGKLLRVFVYRTAVCIENSCMLRGSKEGRNGFIHILRQIINPAEKTLHEMLRNDKRFSIFLSLVKAADLDDVLSWPGQWTLFVPTNDAFKGLTDDDKDILIRDKNALRNILLYHLTQGVFIGSGFEPGVTNILKTIQGGKLYLKTVNDTLLVNELKSRESDLMATNGVIHVIDKLLYPAELPVGNDQLLTILKKLIKYIQIKFVRDSTFKEIPLTFYKINIIESNVQPIITKEDPSITQLTKFIEGEPEFKIVREGETITKVIHGEPIIKTYTKIIDGRPVEVTEKKVTEERIIQGPEIKYTRITAGDPDNEEKLKKIFEEEVTKVTKFIEGDGHLLEDEEIKRLLQGEAPVRKPQPTRRTQGGAARRRTRLDHS; from the exons ATGAAGATCTTTTTCCTATTCACATTTTTGACTTTTTTGTTGTCGGCTTTTGAACAAGCAGCTGCTTATGCTCACTATGACAAGATTTTAACTCATAGTCGAATAAGGGCACGCGACCAGGG CCCAAACGTCTGCGCTCTTCAGCAAGTTATgggaacaaaaaagaaatacttcagCACTTGCAGAAATTGGTACCAGCAAGCCATCTGTGGAAAGAAAGC AACTGTCTTATATGAGTGCTGTCCTGGCTATATGAAGATGGAGGGTATGAGAGGGTGTCCTGCAG TTGCTCCTATTGATCATGTATACGGTACACTTGGTATTGTGGGAGCTACCTCCACACAGCAGTACTCTGACTTATCAAAGCTGAGAGAAGAGATTGAGGGACGAGGATCATTCACTTTCTTTGCACCAAGCAATGAAGCCTGGGACCAGTTAGATTCa gaaattCACAGGAATTTGGTTGACAATGTAAATATTGAACTGTATAATGCTCTCCACCACCACATGTTAAACAAGCGCATGTTGACAAAAGATCTTAAGAATGGCATGACCCTGGTGTCTATGTACAATGGCCAGAAATTGCTTATTAACCATTATCCCAATGGG GTTGTTACTGTTAACTGTGCCAGGATCATCTATGGCAACCAGATTGCTACCAATGGTGTTGTCCATGTCGTCGATCGTGTCCTGACTGCTGTTGGAAATACCATTCAGGATTTCATTGAAGCCGAGGATGATCTTTCATCGTTTAGA GCTCCTGCCATTACATCAGGTGTCATGGATATTCTTGGAAGACCTGGTCATTACACACTCTTTGCTCCTACTAATGAAGCTTTTGAGAGACTTCCAAGAGGAGTTTTAGAAAGAATCATGGGTGACAAGGTGGCTTCTGAAG CTCTCGTGAAGTTCCATATATTAAATACTCTCCAGTGCTCCGAAGCCATCACAGGTGGAGCTGTCTATGAAACCTTGGAAGGAAACACTGTTGAAGTTGGCTGTGATGGTGAAAGTCTGACTGTTAATGGAGTGAAAATGGTGAAACGCAAAGATATTGTGACAAGCAATGGCATTATCCACCTCATTGATCAAGTGCTAATTCCTGATTCTG CCAAACAAGTCATTGAGCTTGGAGGTGCCCAGCAGACTACTTTTACGGACCTGGTGGCACAGCTAGGTCTGACCTCTTCTCTAAGGCCAGAAGGCCAATAcactctcctggcacctctgaATGGTGCTTTCTCAG ATGACACCCTAAGGCTGGATCAACGTCTTCTCAAAACAATCCTGCAGAATCACATTATAAAAGTGAAAGTTGGGCTCAATGAACTGTACAATGGACAAGAGCTGGAAACAATTGGAGGAAAACTACTTAGAGTCTTTGTGTATCGCACA GCTGTATGTATTGAAAATTCATGCATGCTCAGAGGaagcaaagaaggaagaaatggTTTTATTCACATCTTAAGACAGATCATCAATCCAGCAGAAAAGACATTGCATGAAATGCTGAGAAATGATAAGCGTTTTAG CATTTTCCTCAGTCTGGTGAAAGCTGCAGATTTGGATGATGTTCTGTCATGGCCTGGACAGTGGACTCTGTTTGTGCCAACCAATGATGCTTTTAAAGGTTTGACTGATGATGACAAGGACATACTGATAA gAGACAAAAATGCTCTCAGGAATATTCTTCTTTACCACTTGACACAAGGAGTTTTCATTGGAAGTGGCTTTGAGCCTGGTGTAACAAATATTCTTAAAACCATCCAAGGAGGCAAACTCTACTTGAAAACA GTGAATGATACTCTTCTGGTTAATGAACTGAAATCAAGAGAATCTGATCTCATGGCAACAAATGGTGTCATTCATGTCATTGACAAACTCCTATATCCAGCAG AACTGCCTGTTGGAAATGATCAGCTGCTCACAATACTGAAGAAGTTGATTAAGTACATTCAAATTAAG TTTGTTCGTGACAGTACCTTCAAAGAGATTCCACTGACATTTTACA aaattaaCATAATTGAAAGCAACGTCCAGCCTATCATCACAAAGGAAG ACCCATCTATCACACAGCTCACTAAATTTATTGAAGGGGAACCTGAGTTCAAAATAGTCAGGGAAGGGGAGACAATAACTAAAGTGATTCATGGAG AACCAATTATTAAAACATACACCAAAATTATTGATGGACGACCTGTGGAAGTGACAGAGAaaaaagtaacagaagaaagaattATTCAAG